In Nerophis ophidion isolate RoL-2023_Sa linkage group LG15, RoL_Noph_v1.0, whole genome shotgun sequence, the sequence aggtgaagctttactatggatcagagcggtcaatccaacatggatcacgactacatgtcaaccggcagttttcggtgagaaaattgtagtaaaaagtcgcctcttaccggagatcagctgagcttgcgctgtccatgcagctgacgtcgacttccctcagagactggtgtcaagacacccgtggacacacacctccgactatcaggtactattaaactcactaaaacactagcaacacaatagaaagataagggatttcccagaattatcctagtaaatgtgtctaaaaacatctgaatccatcccaatgcaatcaccttttttttctctttccagtccttcgctatcaatatcatcatccacaaatctttcatcctcgctcaaattaatggcgaaattgtcgttttctcagtccgaaaagctcttgctgctggtgactcccattaaaaacaatgtgaggacgtgaggagccctctcccttgtgacatcatcgtctgcgacttccggtaaaggcaaggcttttttatcagcaccaaaagctgcaaactttattgtcgatgttctctactaaatcctttcagcaaaaatatggcaatatcgcgatatgatcaagtatgacacatagaatggacctgctatccccgtttaaataagaaaatctcatttcagtaggcctttaatagtatgTAGTGATTGTATGGCAGACTCACTACCTGTATCGACACTGCCAAGATATTGCATTGGTAAGCTACCATACGTGTGTTAAAATAATCACTACATACTACAACATACGTCAACATAAAAATACCACTTCAATAGAAATGATCGTTTTATGTTTTATGTCAACAGAAGCGGTCAACGATAAACACTTCTGTTGATCTCTCAGGACCAAGTTAAGCGGCTTCCACTACACTATTGAGTTTTAAGCTAGTGCAAAAGTTAAATGTAAAAGTGACACATTTCCCCATTAGCTGCAGGAATagcactcccgtccaaaggcaaaacccagtaactcaattttggtcaatactgagctgataataattttggagttcctaggtgatatgctttacattagtgtatgcgatattgtaatttgttccgtaagtaagctgttacgcgcatggcaggacctagcaactaccacataaccgcgtagatacaacagaaaaacctagtatctcaagggaccaatcggagcttctttgtcagtcgccttattgtctttaatgagacatttgcaggaatgggggccgacggtcaacctgattatgtgatattatggcacgaggggatatttggaagattggcccaggacgttgcaagcaccttcattaaatgtgttgttcttgattcttccccttgcatactcttttgggcagataactgtggaggtcaaaataaaaactggatgctgtacacggctcttgcccaatgtgcaaacgcagaatggggcccacccgagattgtgataaaatatctggagaaagggcacacgttcatgagagcagattcaatccatggctcaattggcaagaaaatgaaagctcaagaaaacatctatacgcttgatgactttgtagatctttgtaagacagcatcaagatagattggtttctatctagttactaggttttgcctttgacCGGGAGAGCAGTAGCAAGTAATGGCGCCTCAGTGGGAGTATGGTACACTCACTACCTGTATCAACACTGCACtgatactgtgtgtgtgttggtcATTTATTCATTTTGAATTTAGTTACAGACATTTAGTTCTAAATGACCACTTTTGTTTCACTTCCAGCTAACATGTATTCATGAATATTATCACGGCAatggtgaaaaaaaaacttaaaaaccaGTTTAAAGCTTCAATTGTTTTTAAAAGTGGGGGCAAAAGGTGAATCCAGCCTAACTGGGCTATCAGGTCCACATATTCATGACCCGTGCACCTTTCCACCCGCAGGTGTTAAAGGATCCCAGCAAGCCCCAAGGCAAAGGTAACTTCTGGGCCGTGGACCTGAGCCGCGTCCCCCTGGAGCTCCTCAAGAGGCAGAACACGGCGGTGTCACGCCAGGATGAGACTATCTTCGCTCAGGATCTGGCCCCTTACATCATTCAGGGATACAAGCCGGAATGTGAGCCGCCACCCCCGGCGCCACCCAACCCCATGACCGCTTTCCCTCCCTCCAGGAACCTCTCCCCACCCCAAGAGGACTTATTCCGACCCAAGCTGGACTCGTCCTTCGCCATCGACTCTTTGCTCCACAGCTTCCGCCCCGGCAGTGGCTCGGGGGAGGGGGACGTGGGTTTGAGAGACTGCTGGGTGGAGGCGGAGCGCCCCAGGCTGTCGCCTACTCCCCGGCCCCGCTACGCCTCCTCGGCCCGCAGTGCTTCTGCCAGCTCGGCTAGCCCCGCCTCCACGTCGTCCTCTTCCTCTGAAGAAGAATCCCTACATGGAAAGCGCCTCCCGCCCGATGGTGAGGCCGGGTCAGACGGTTACACGGACTACAAACCACCACACAAATCAGCACGGCGGGATGCGGTCGCCCCCCCATGGGAGCTACCCACCTCCTACGCCAAATACGCCCCTCCCAATGCCGTCGCCCCACCCAGCATGCGCTTCAACGGGGGGCCTCTGATGCCCCTACACGCTGGACTCCCCCTTTACGGCTACGGCAGCTCGCATGTGTCGCCGGGTCACTTTCTGGGCCACGCTTACTGGCCCATCCTCCCCAGTGGGCGGGTGTCTGTCCAAGCCCCTCCCCTCATTATGGACTTGGACAATATGCTGCAGTCTGTGCCGCCAAATAAGAGCGTGTTTGACGTGCTCATGCCAGCCAATCAGAACTCGCATCACCAGCCGCCCAATCAGTACACCCTGCAGAACGGGGCGCCCCTGAACCGGTACCCTCAGTACtgactcctttaaaggcctactgaaacccactactaccgaccacgcagtctgatagtttatatatcaatgatgaaatattaacattacaacacatgccaatacggcctttttagtttactaaattacaattttaaatttcccgggagtttcttgttgaaaacgtcgcggaatgatgacgtgtacgcgtgacgtcacggactgtaaggaaatatgggcgctgcgcacacacacagctgaaagtcgtctgctttaactgcataattacacagtattttggacatccgtgttgctgaatcttttgcaatttgttcatataATAATGGAATAGTCAAAGTATAAAgattgagttgggaagctttagcctttagccacacaaacacacggtgattccttgtttaaaattctggaggtgaagctttcctatggatcagagcggtcaagcgaacatggatcccgaccaaaccagcagttttcggtgagaatattgtggtaaaaagtcgccacttaccggagatcagctgagcttgtgacgtccatgcagctgccgtcgacttccatcagacactggcctcaagacattggtggacacacccttccgactatcaggtactattaaactcactaaaacactagcaacacaatagaaagttaagggatttcccagaattatcctagtaaatgtgtctaaaaacatctgaatctgtcccaatgcaatcacgttttttttttaacgtgatttgattaattttttttctagtccgtcgctattaatatcctcaaacacgaatctttcatcctcgctcaaattaatggggaaattgtcgttttcttagtccgaatagctctttttgttggaggctcccattaaaaacaatgtgaggatgtgaggagccctcaacatgtgacgtcatcgtatgcgacttccagtaaaggcagggcttttctgttagcgaccaaaagttgtgaactttatcgtggatgttctctactaaatcctttcagcaaaaatatggcaatatcgcgaaatgatcaagtatgacacatagaatggacctgctatccccgtttaaataagaaaatctcatttcagtaggcctttaaggtcactTTAATTCCTGTGTGTAAAAGTAGCGTAAAATGTATACACCCATACAAATCTACCTCCACTCTGTGACCTCTTTGAATTTGTAAGAGGAGGTTTGTACTCCTCCTTGTGgttgataatgtcaatgatgcGTAATGTATACCCAGTGCAATACAGTAAATTATTTTACTACAACTACCTCATGTTTCAAACTGTGACATGTCTCCCGAGGACTTTGCACTGC encodes:
- the foxh1 gene encoding forkhead box protein H1, yielding MYLVDAVSTPHASCPSLSVRPPVPDVRDPISMTKHRPGHSLMAPPAQGDHLNFSRCPPSHVARIPPSRRWSPMVPQQPPPSFQRAAVVHPQERLGGVFMDTPQNAHQANPDQDARPRGAWSDDRETTGGRGGKKKNYQRYPKPPYSYLAMIAMVIQRSPEKKLTLSEILKEISTLFPFFKGNYKGWRDSVRHNLSSYDCFVKVLKDPSKPQGKGNFWAVDLSRVPLELLKRQNTAVSRQDETIFAQDLAPYIIQGYKPECEPPPPAPPNPMTAFPPSRNLSPPQEDLFRPKLDSSFAIDSLLHSFRPGSGSGEGDVGLRDCWVEAERPRLSPTPRPRYASSARSASASSASPASTSSSSSEEESLHGKRLPPDGEAGSDGYTDYKPPHKSARRDAVAPPWELPTSYAKYAPPNAVAPPSMRFNGGPLMPLHAGLPLYGYGSSHVSPGHFLGHAYWPILPSGRVSVQAPPLIMDLDNMLQSVPPNKSVFDVLMPANQNSHHQPPNQYTLQNGAPLNRYPQY